One stretch of Bremerella cremea DNA includes these proteins:
- a CDS encoding DUF1338 domain-containing protein, protein MAVSIPLLINQLWDVYRRINPQADQIVKLLTERGEAIQNDHIAFRTFQDPRIGIDRLAKPFLEAGYEVGGEYHFEEKKLYAKHFQHQDPTLPKIFISELLLDKLSAPIRAAIDRLLDQLPQDGEFHGPLCSEGRVWQTSFADYELLKKESEYAAWMAAHGFCANHFTVYVNELSTVASLQELNDLLISNGFALNQEGGAIKGSPEVYLEQSSTVASVVEVPFTDGPQKVPGCYYEFARRYKLPDGKLFEGFVAKSADKIFESTDEKLQR, encoded by the coding sequence ATGGCTGTTTCAATCCCACTGCTTATCAATCAACTTTGGGACGTCTATCGTCGCATCAACCCTCAGGCTGACCAAATCGTCAAGCTGCTGACCGAACGAGGAGAGGCGATTCAGAACGATCACATTGCGTTCCGCACTTTCCAAGACCCTCGGATCGGTATCGATCGCTTAGCCAAACCGTTTCTAGAGGCTGGCTACGAGGTTGGCGGGGAATATCACTTCGAAGAAAAAAAGCTCTACGCCAAGCATTTTCAGCATCAAGATCCAACGTTGCCGAAAATCTTTATCAGCGAACTTCTGCTCGATAAGCTCTCGGCACCCATCCGCGCCGCCATCGATCGGCTGCTCGACCAATTGCCTCAAGACGGAGAGTTCCACGGTCCGCTCTGTTCAGAAGGCCGCGTCTGGCAAACCTCCTTCGCCGACTACGAATTGCTTAAAAAAGAGAGCGAGTACGCCGCTTGGATGGCTGCGCATGGATTCTGTGCAAACCACTTCACCGTCTATGTAAACGAACTATCGACGGTTGCTTCGCTGCAGGAATTGAACGACCTGTTGATTAGCAACGGATTTGCCCTGAACCAAGAAGGAGGAGCCATCAAAGGCTCGCCAGAGGTCTATCTCGAACAATCCTCGACGGTTGCCTCGGTGGTCGAAGTGCCATTTACCGATGGCCCTCAGAAGGTGCCCGGCTGTTACTACGAGTTCGCCCGCCGCTACAAGCTGCCCGATGGTAAGCTGTTTGAAGGATTCGTCGCCAAGAGCGCCGACAAGATCTTTGAAAGCACAGACGAGAAGCTGCAACGCTAA